The following proteins are encoded in a genomic region of Diadema setosum chromosome 18, eeDiaSeto1, whole genome shotgun sequence:
- the LOC140241794 gene encoding vesicular integral-membrane protein VIP36-like translates to MMEGHWILFFLVLYFANFLMVLGENNPSDFVKREHSLLRPYTGAGASIPMWDIMGSTMITNSYIRLTPDHQSMSGAVWNKVPNKSPNWELHLHFSVHGQGKTLFGDGFAIWYTKDRMKTGPVFGNMDYFTGLGIFFDTYSNHNGPHNHAHPYISAQINNGTMHYDHDRDGTHTELAGCHAPFRNKEHDTHVALRYFKNRLTLMMDITGSGKWQHCVDTDKIVLPTGYYFGASAATGQLADNHDINSIKVYQLEAEDEDKDTDYSKLQPSAAFFSPPRDHVDDPQGAFRNVTLSWKKMFLIVFCIILGIAICIIVGVVVFQKKQDYQRKRFY, encoded by the exons ATGATGGAAGGACACTGGATTCTGTTCTTTTTAGTGTTATATTTCGCAAACTTCCTGATGGTACTCGGAGAAAATAATCCATCAGACTTTGTGAAAAGGGAGCATTCACTTCTCCGACCATATACAG GAGCTGGTGCCAGTATTCCGATGTGGGACATCATGGGGAGTACAATGATCACCAACAGCTACATCAGACTGACCCCAGATCATCAGAGCATGAGTGGAGCCGTCTGGAACAAAGTG CCAAATAAGTCTCCCAACTGGGAGTTGCATCTTCACTTCAGTGTTCATGGCCAAGGAAAGACGTTATTTGGAGATGGCTTTGCAATCTGGTACACAAAGGATCGCATGAAAACAG GTCCTGTGTTTGGAAACATGGATTATTTCACTGGTCTTGGAATCTTCTTTGATACATACAGCAACCACAATGGACCACACAAT CATGCTCATCCATACATCTCAGCCCAGATCAACAATGGCACCATGCACTATGATCACGACCGAGACGGCACCCACACTGAGCTGGCTGGCTGCCACGCCCCCTTCAGGAATAAAGAGCATGACACCCATGTAGCCCTGAGATATTTCAAGAACAGACTAACG CTCATGATGGACATAACAGGCTCAGGCAAGTGGCAGCACTGTGTAGACACTGACAAGATTGTCCTTCCCACTGGATACTACTTTGGGGCTTCTGCAGCTACAGGACAGTTAGCAG ATAACCATGACATCAATTCGATAAAAGTCTACCAGCTTGAGGCGGAGGATGAAGATAAGGACACAGATTACAGCAAGCTCCAGCCCTCGGCTGCCTTTTTCAGTCCCCCCAGAG ATCACGTCGACGACCCGCAGGGGGCATTCCGAAACGTGACCCTCAGCTGGAAGAAGATGTTCCTCATTGTTTTCTGCATCATACTTGGCATCGCCATCTGTATCATCGTCGGCGTGGTGGTATTCCAGAAGAAACAGGACTACCAGAGGAAGCGGTTCTATTAG
- the LOC140242060 gene encoding myosin regulatory light chain 12B-like yields MASKKKGGSKTKKRAQRATSNVFAMFDQSQIQEFKEAFTLIDQNRDGFIDKEDLHDMLASMGKNPGDKELDEMMADAPGPINFTMFLTLFGERLNGTDPEETILNAFKLFDEEQTGVLHEDYLKDILMSMGDHFTLEEVELAYKGAPIDDEGNLNYGAFVRIIKHGTKDEDLVKGGS; encoded by the exons GCAAGCAAAAAGAAGGGAGGATCCAAGACCAAGAAGCGCGCCCAGCGTGCCACCTCAAACGTGTTCGCCATGTTTGACCAATctcagatccaggaattcaaaGAG GCTTTCACGCTGATCGATCAGAACCGTGACGGTTTCATCGATAAGGAAGATCTGCACGACATGTTGGCTTCCATGG GTAAGAACCCCGGCGACAAAGAGCTGGATGAGATGATGGCTGATGCTCCAGGTCCAATCAACTTCACCATGTTCCTCACATTATTTGGTGAAAGGTTAAACG GTACGGATCCGGAAGAAACTATATTAAATGCGTTCAAGTTGTTCGACGAAGAACAGACAGGAGTCCTACACGAAGACTA TCTGAAAGACATCCTGATGTCGATGGGAGACCACTTCACGCTGGAAGAGGTCGAGCTGGCCTACAAAGGCGCCCCCATCGACGACGAGGGCAACCTCAACTACGGCGCCTTCGTCCGAATCATCAAGCACGGTACCAAGGACGAGGATCTGGTCAAGGGAGGCAGCTAA